One Frankia alni ACN14a DNA window includes the following coding sequences:
- a CDS encoding oxidoreductase has product MSRVWLVTGANSGFGRAVTEAAVAAGDVVVATARRAATLDDVVARHPAQVEAVTLDVTDTVTIDAVVRDVVSRHGRIDVLVNNAGRGHVGAVEETTDAELRSLFDVHVFGPAALVRAVLPHMRAARSGAIVQMSSMGGQLSFAGFSAYSATKFALEGLSEALAAEVAPLGITVLVVEPGSFRTGLFGGTSASTAMSVYADTVGPTRRMIETDNGSQPGDPAKAAAAIITALEAPRVPLRLPLGSDAVDAIISHLDGLRADIAAWEKVARDTAIDA; this is encoded by the coding sequence ATGAGCCGAGTGTGGCTGGTGACCGGCGCGAACAGCGGTTTCGGCCGGGCGGTGACCGAGGCGGCGGTGGCCGCCGGGGACGTCGTGGTCGCGACGGCGCGGCGCGCCGCGACCTTGGACGACGTCGTCGCGAGACATCCTGCGCAGGTCGAGGCGGTGACGCTGGACGTCACCGACACGGTCACGATCGACGCGGTCGTCCGGGATGTGGTGAGCCGGCACGGCCGGATAGACGTGCTGGTCAACAACGCCGGCCGCGGCCACGTCGGCGCGGTCGAGGAGACCACCGACGCCGAGCTGCGGTCCCTTTTCGACGTCCACGTGTTCGGGCCGGCGGCGCTGGTCCGAGCCGTCCTGCCGCACATGCGCGCCGCGCGATCCGGCGCGATCGTGCAGATGAGCAGCATGGGCGGTCAGCTGTCGTTCGCCGGGTTCTCCGCCTACAGCGCCACCAAGTTCGCGCTCGAGGGCCTGTCCGAGGCGCTCGCGGCCGAGGTCGCCCCGCTGGGAATCACGGTTCTCGTGGTCGAACCGGGATCCTTCCGGACCGGACTGTTCGGGGGTACGTCCGCGAGCACCGCGATGTCCGTCTACGCCGACACCGTCGGCCCGACCCGCCGGATGATCGAGACCGACAACGGCAGCCAGCCCGGTGATCCGGCGAAGGCCGCGGCGGCGATCATCACCGCGCTGGAGGCGCCCCGGGTTCCCCTGCGCCTTCCGCTCGGATCCGACGCGGTCGACGCGATCATCAGCCACCTCGACGGCCTCCGCGCGGACATCGCCGCCTGGGAGAAGGTCGCCCGCGACACCGCCATCGACGCCTGA
- a CDS encoding acyltransferase family protein has protein sequence MAEHGHDPEHGARPTAAVSPRRPASADRRTSTLLAEPPSRLPGQPRTAGQPRTSGRLGTSGRLGTPGRPERGVRPSGPNRSTGPDASRERAARATGAPGRGGVGRGGRNPALDGVRALAVLCVLVFHMDSLPGGYLGVDVFFVLSGFLITGQLLAERDRTGGVSLARFYLRRAYRLLPAFWALALVGLTAVVLLGIGTAGERSEFLDSLAASTLYVNNYFQVVRQSTGAGWLGHTWSLSLEEQFYLLWPLVLIALCRWPWVARRLPAVLLGGVAGVVLWRNALVTSGAPGTRTYFALDTRADALLVGCALAAWLRAARQGAAGEGGVAGATGVAGATGVAEATEAAGVTGAAVCWRRRLDRVRAVLPVAGPAALALLAVAMVTAPSGWGEGSALLSRGGYTVVALLAGALILSLEQGATTSWLFRALAARPLEWLGRISYGFYLWHFPVVAHWGHDLTGALGRWPAIVVVGLISVALAAASYYLLERPVQRRRAVERPRPRPTRASPSRRRPALADSHRSR, from the coding sequence ATGGCTGAGCACGGACACGACCCGGAGCACGGAGCGCGTCCCACCGCAGCGGTGTCACCCAGGCGCCCGGCATCGGCGGACCGCCGGACGAGCACCTTGCTGGCCGAACCGCCGTCACGGCTGCCCGGCCAGCCGCGGACGGCTGGCCAGCCGCGGACGTCCGGCCGGCTGGGAACCTCTGGCCGGCTGGGAACGCCTGGCCGGCCGGAGCGGGGCGTCCGGCCGTCCGGTCCGAACAGGTCGACCGGGCCGGACGCCTCCCGGGAACGGGCTGCTCGGGCCACCGGGGCGCCGGGGCGGGGCGGCGTCGGGCGCGGCGGCCGCAACCCCGCGCTGGACGGCGTGCGGGCGCTCGCGGTGCTCTGCGTGCTCGTGTTCCACATGGACTCGCTGCCCGGCGGCTACCTGGGTGTCGACGTGTTCTTCGTCCTCAGCGGCTTCCTGATCACCGGACAGCTGCTGGCGGAACGGGACCGGACCGGTGGGGTGTCCCTCGCACGGTTCTACCTGCGGCGGGCCTACCGGCTGCTGCCCGCGTTCTGGGCGCTGGCCCTCGTCGGCCTCACGGCGGTCGTCCTGCTGGGGATCGGCACGGCCGGTGAGCGGTCCGAGTTCCTCGACAGCCTGGCCGCCTCGACGCTGTATGTGAACAACTACTTCCAGGTGGTGCGGCAGAGCACGGGGGCCGGCTGGCTGGGCCACACCTGGTCGCTGTCGCTGGAGGAGCAGTTCTACCTGCTGTGGCCGCTGGTGCTGATCGCCCTGTGCCGCTGGCCGTGGGTGGCCCGCCGGCTGCCCGCGGTCCTGCTGGGCGGGGTGGCCGGCGTCGTGCTGTGGCGCAACGCGCTGGTCACGTCCGGGGCTCCGGGGACGCGGACGTACTTCGCCCTGGACACCCGCGCCGACGCGCTGCTGGTGGGCTGCGCGCTCGCCGCCTGGCTGCGGGCGGCGCGGCAGGGGGCGGCCGGCGAGGGCGGCGTGGCCGGGGCGACGGGCGTGGCCGGGGCGACGGGCGTGGCCGAGGCGACGGAGGCGGCCGGTGTGACGGGGGCGGCGGTGTGCTGGCGGCGCCGTCTGGACCGGGTCAGGGCCGTCCTGCCGGTGGCGGGTCCGGCGGCGCTCGCGCTGCTGGCGGTGGCGATGGTGACCGCACCGAGCGGCTGGGGCGAGGGGTCGGCGCTGCTGTCCCGCGGCGGCTACACGGTGGTCGCGCTGCTCGCCGGCGCCCTCATCCTCAGTCTGGAGCAGGGCGCGACGACGAGCTGGTTGTTCCGTGCCCTCGCCGCCCGCCCGCTGGAGTGGCTCGGCCGGATCTCCTACGGCTTCTACCTCTGGCACTTTCCCGTGGTCGCGCACTGGGGCCACGACCTGACCGGTGCGCTCGGCCGGTGGCCGGCGATCGTGGTGGTCGGCCTCATCTCGGTGGCCCTGGCGGCCGCGTCCTACTACCTGCTCGAACGGCCCGTCCAGCGGCGCCGCGCCGTCGAGCGGCCGCGGCCCCGGCCGACCCGCGCGAGCCCGTCGCGCCGCCGGCCGGCGTTGGCGGACAGCCACCGGAGCCGGTAA
- a CDS encoding Clp protease N-terminal domain-containing protein, which yields MFERFSDGARRAVVHAQEESRSLGHDRIGVEHVLLGLLHEDSAPADAVLGAFGLTLAAGRSAVAAAVGASEHTSARQIPFTPRAKLVLEKSLQAAQRLQHTFIGPGHLLLGLLGEDQGVAADILARHGVDPEEAGHRVLAAIAAGGEVPLSEVMYSPRRDAVTGANARARELAEQLGQAQAAKDAALDAGDFAAATAMRARERALIAERDRLITELRPGGQTPPPAPSPE from the coding sequence ATGTTCGAGAGATTCAGCGACGGTGCCCGGCGGGCCGTCGTCCACGCGCAGGAGGAGTCCAGGTCGCTCGGCCACGACCGGATCGGCGTGGAGCATGTCCTGCTCGGCCTGCTCCACGAGGACAGCGCGCCGGCGGACGCCGTCCTGGGTGCGTTCGGACTCACGCTGGCGGCGGGCCGGTCGGCGGTCGCGGCGGCCGTGGGTGCGAGCGAGCACACGTCAGCACGGCAGATCCCGTTCACCCCGCGCGCGAAGCTGGTCCTGGAGAAGTCGCTGCAGGCGGCTCAGCGGCTCCAGCACACGTTCATCGGCCCTGGTCATCTTCTGCTCGGGCTGCTGGGCGAGGACCAGGGCGTCGCCGCCGACATCCTCGCTCGTCACGGCGTCGACCCCGAGGAAGCCGGCCACCGAGTGCTCGCCGCCATCGCCGCCGGGGGGGAAGTCCCGCTGTCCGAGGTGATGTACTCGCCGCGCCGGGACGCCGTCACCGGCGCCAACGCGCGGGCCCGTGAGCTCGCCGAGCAGCTCGGCCAGGCCCAGGCGGCGAAGGACGCCGCCCTCGACGCGGGTGACTTCGCCGCCGCGACCGCGATGCGTGCACGCGAGCGGGCCCTGATCGCGGAACGCGACCGGTTGATCACCGAGCTGCGGCCCGGCGGCCAGACCCCACCGCCGGCCCCCTCACCGGAGTAG
- a CDS encoding LLM class flavin-dependent oxidoreductase, producing the protein MTAAEFLWYIPNEVRPGHRGDDAAAGHNSLDTLTRQAVAIERHGWRGALLGAGWNRPDTFTVATALVARTTSFEPLIAVRPGYWGPAHFAAAAATLDHLSDGRVRVNIVSGRDELAAYGDSDAGQAQRYARTSEFMRLVRRLWTEQDVTHRGEYFQVTGSTLGPRVRARPGRPHPKLYFGGASDAAERVAAAEADVQLFWGEPLDGIAERVARLRELSEKLGREHPPLEFGLRVTTVVRDTTAQAWADAEAKVADLAARQDDLPEGRGRFDAVGQRRLLDLQTRGEVLDDNLYTAPGRIGGEGAGTTWLVGSAADVAKSLSRYADLGISHFVLSDTPYLREIERQGDHLLPLLRSPD; encoded by the coding sequence ATGACCGCGGCGGAGTTCCTCTGGTACATCCCCAACGAGGTCCGGCCCGGGCACCGCGGCGACGACGCGGCGGCGGGCCACAACAGCCTGGACACGCTGACCCGGCAGGCGGTCGCGATCGAGCGGCATGGCTGGCGGGGAGCGCTGCTCGGCGCCGGATGGAACCGGCCGGACACCTTCACCGTCGCCACGGCCCTGGTGGCGCGTACGACCAGCTTCGAGCCGCTCATCGCCGTGCGTCCCGGCTACTGGGGGCCGGCGCACTTCGCCGCCGCGGCGGCCACCCTCGACCATCTGTCGGACGGACGGGTGCGGGTCAACATCGTCTCGGGCCGGGACGAGCTCGCCGCGTACGGCGACAGCGACGCGGGCCAGGCGCAGCGTTACGCCCGTACGAGCGAGTTCATGCGACTGGTCCGCCGGCTGTGGACCGAACAGGACGTCACCCACCGCGGCGAGTACTTCCAGGTGACCGGCTCGACCCTCGGTCCCCGGGTTCGGGCGCGCCCGGGCCGGCCGCACCCGAAGCTCTACTTCGGCGGGGCCTCCGACGCGGCGGAGCGGGTCGCGGCCGCGGAGGCGGACGTGCAGCTCTTCTGGGGTGAGCCGCTCGACGGCATCGCCGAACGCGTCGCGCGCCTGCGGGAGCTGAGCGAGAAGCTGGGCCGCGAGCACCCGCCGCTGGAGTTCGGGCTGCGCGTCACCACGGTCGTCCGCGACACCACCGCGCAGGCCTGGGCCGATGCCGAGGCCAAGGTCGCCGACCTGGCTGCCCGCCAGGATGACCTCCCCGAAGGCCGCGGCCGCTTCGACGCCGTCGGGCAGCGGCGCCTGCTCGACCTGCAGACGCGCGGTGAGGTCCTGGACGACAACCTCTACACCGCGCCGGGCCGGATCGGCGGCGAGGGCGCCGGCACGACCTGGCTGGTCGGCTCGGCGGCGGACGTCGCGAAGTCCCTGAGCCGGTACGCCGACCTGGGGATCAGCCACTTCGTCCTGTCGGACACGCCCTACCTGCGGGAGATCGAGCGCCAGGGCGACCACCTGTTGCCCCTGCTCAGGTCGCCCGACTGA
- a CDS encoding OsmC family protein yields the protein MPTTDTAARPGLREFLVHKREAVLAREDAIAAGTLSGPAVLRAQSVADGRSGVRRIRIRDHQILSDSPPDYAGDDLGPSSPELVLGVFASCLTHVFEIVAARLDIPLDEIRVEVEGQMEPRAGRPGFEGVPREPHNITYQASVTSPATAEEIETLYQTVEAECPLLALFTNPQTIAGSLVHTPSGGPAPEPSAEARAGDRG from the coding sequence ATGCCGACGACCGATACCGCTGCGCGCCCTGGCCTGCGGGAGTTTCTCGTCCACAAGCGCGAGGCCGTGCTGGCACGGGAGGACGCGATCGCCGCGGGCACCCTCTCGGGTCCGGCGGTGCTGCGGGCGCAGTCCGTCGCCGACGGGCGCAGCGGCGTCCGCCGGATTCGGATCCGTGACCATCAGATCCTCAGCGACTCGCCCCCCGACTACGCCGGTGACGATCTCGGGCCCAGCTCACCCGAGCTCGTCCTCGGCGTGTTCGCCAGCTGCCTGACCCACGTCTTCGAGATCGTCGCCGCCCGCCTGGACATCCCGCTCGACGAGATCAGGGTGGAGGTCGAGGGCCAGATGGAACCCCGGGCCGGCCGGCCGGGCTTCGAGGGCGTGCCCCGGGAACCGCACAACATCACCTACCAGGCCTCCGTCACCTCCCCGGCCACGGCCGAGGAGATCGAGACCCTGTACCAGACCGTCGAGGCGGAGTGCCCGCTCCTCGCCCTGTTCACGAACCCCCAGACGATTGCCGGTTCGCTGGTGCACACCCCGAGCGGGGGACCGGCACCCGAACCGTCGGCCGAGGCGAGGGCGGGGGACCGCGGATGA
- a CDS encoding TMEM175 family protein yields the protein MRTSRLEAFSDGVMAIIITIMVLELRLPEGHTFADLWHTTGKGLLSYLLSFVYVGIYWNNHHHMFQLARQVTGGVLWANLGLLFFLSLFPFTTAWMDETGYARFPVVLFGVNLLAAACAYVVLQQVVIRAHGPDSRLRQAVGWDLKGRISPLFYLAGILSVLFVDTHGRIGVIIATACYTIVALIWIIPDRRIGRAVRDVGSLD from the coding sequence ATGAGGACCAGTCGCCTGGAGGCCTTCAGCGACGGTGTGATGGCCATCATCATCACGATCATGGTTCTCGAGCTGAGGCTCCCCGAGGGGCACACGTTCGCGGACCTGTGGCACACCACCGGGAAGGGCCTGCTCAGTTACCTCCTCAGCTTCGTCTACGTCGGGATCTACTGGAACAACCACCATCACATGTTCCAGCTGGCCCGCCAGGTGACCGGCGGGGTGCTCTGGGCGAACCTCGGCCTGCTCTTCTTTCTGTCGCTGTTTCCGTTCACGACCGCCTGGATGGACGAGACGGGCTATGCGCGCTTCCCGGTCGTCCTCTTCGGTGTGAACCTGCTGGCTGCGGCCTGTGCCTACGTCGTGCTCCAACAGGTGGTCATCCGGGCGCACGGGCCCGACTCCCGGCTCAGGCAGGCCGTCGGCTGGGATCTCAAGGGCAGGATCTCGCCGCTGTTCTATCTCGCCGGAATCCTGTCCGTGCTGTTCGTCGACACCCACGGCAGGATCGGCGTCATCATCGCGACCGCCTGCTACACCATCGTCGCGCTGATCTGGATCATCCCTGACCGCCGCATCGGCCGCGCCGTCCGCGATGTCGGCTCGCTGGACTGA
- a CDS encoding metal-dependent hydrolase, with product MGRTHALSGAALWLAVVPFLGREDWLGTYALSLSSHQVIAGGVVAAGAGLLPDIDHPNGRIANTLGPVSRTICRWVSRASGGHRHATHSLVFALAMGVAMSLLADHSRYGWWAALFVLVGFGLRGLGLDFEGHEFWSGLKDCVTAGIAVYLMHGLDMGFVAYPVVLGCLGHLIGDCLTPRGCLLLWPVHWRMEVVLVPRTDGRAERMVVVPLLACAIVVMTVHVLGGALPSHWLR from the coding sequence ATGGGGCGGACGCACGCGCTGAGCGGTGCGGCGCTCTGGCTGGCCGTCGTGCCCTTCCTGGGCCGGGAGGACTGGCTGGGGACCTACGCACTGTCGTTGTCGTCCCATCAGGTGATCGCCGGCGGGGTGGTGGCCGCGGGTGCGGGCCTGCTGCCCGACATCGACCATCCCAACGGCCGGATCGCGAACACCCTCGGCCCGGTCTCTCGGACGATCTGCCGGTGGGTGAGCCGGGCCAGCGGCGGCCATCGGCACGCCACCCACTCCCTGGTCTTCGCGCTCGCCATGGGCGTGGCGATGAGCCTGTTGGCGGACCATTCACGGTATGGCTGGTGGGCGGCACTGTTCGTCCTCGTCGGCTTCGGGCTGCGCGGCCTCGGCCTGGACTTCGAGGGGCACGAGTTCTGGTCCGGTCTGAAGGACTGCGTGACGGCCGGGATCGCCGTCTACCTGATGCACGGCCTGGACATGGGCTTCGTCGCCTACCCGGTCGTCCTGGGGTGCCTCGGACACCTGATCGGTGACTGCCTGACCCCCCGAGGCTGCCTGCTGCTCTGGCCGGTGCACTGGCGGATGGAGGTCGTCCTGGTACCCCGCACCGACGGCAGGGCCGAACGCATGGTGGTGGTACCCCTGTTGGCGTGCGCCATCGTCGTCATGACGGTGCACGTCCTGGGCGGCGCCCTGCCGTCGCACTGGTTGCGCTGA